In Thermovirga sp., a single genomic region encodes these proteins:
- a CDS encoding transcriptional regulator has protein sequence MCRECNPLLEPLIPVVKLLGAMLGKDYEIVLHDVSAEEPFIVAIENGQVSGRDINSSMTDFGYFLMSSPEAEEVDHVVNYPSETETGKSLRSGVALIRDGDRKVIGFLCINFDMTRGQVLKDMGEFLTALKPLSFQDLELERFPRVNNTSAEEILEKVRHDLGKPLNYLNRSERARCIDMLENYGFFNLKGAVRMLASRMEKSRYTLYADLRAFHSQRKK, from the coding sequence ATGTGCAGGGAATGTAATCCTCTTCTTGAACCACTCATCCCGGTGGTCAAACTCTTGGGAGCTATGCTCGGAAAGGATTACGAGATCGTTCTCCATGATGTTTCAGCAGAAGAGCCCTTTATAGTCGCTATTGAAAACGGGCAAGTCTCGGGTAGGGATATAAACTCGAGCATGACGGATTTCGGTTACTTCCTGATGTCCAGTCCCGAGGCCGAGGAAGTGGATCACGTGGTAAATTATCCTTCCGAGACAGAAACAGGAAAATCTTTACGTTCGGGCGTGGCGCTGATCCGCGACGGGGACCGAAAAGTCATTGGTTTCCTTTGCATAAATTTTGACATGACGAGGGGGCAGGTTCTCAAGGATATGGGCGAATTCCTGACGGCCTTGAAGCCCCTTTCTTTCCAAGACCTTGAATTGGAACGTTTCCCCAGGGTAAACAACACCTCGGCCGAAGAAATTCTCGAAAAGGTCCGGCACGATCTCGGTAAACCGTTGAATTACCTGAACCGTTCTGAAAGAGCGAGATGCATCGATATGCTTGAGAACTACGGATTTTTCAACCTGAAAGGTGCGGTGAGAATGCTAGCCTCCAGGATGGAGAAAAGCCGTTACACCCTTTACGCGGACCTTCGAGCCTTTCATTCCCAGCGCAAGAAATAA